One genomic window of Deinococcus aetherius includes the following:
- a CDS encoding CehA/McbA family metallohydrolase, giving the protein MTALLHERVHLTLPDSKRHLPFSFTCPEGASGLRVEWEFGPPGGGEVRSMINFSLRGPAGFRGAGHRHGTRHEAVLGEHFATPGFLPGAITPGRWEVTLHTHLVAQGTHGELVVTALNEPPALAPTDPVIPANERTPGAWMMGDLHCHSNHSDARWTVSELARAATARGLDFLALTDHNTTSGRAVLGGAAPHLLQLPGVELTTFYGHAVALGVEDCPDWTAPELGCGMAELASDVTQSGGVFTLAHPFAPGDPICTGCTWTYFDLRPEGAAHLEVWNGPWRGDHNERALAYWYALLTRGHRVIATAGTDAHGPNYDPGHGFTFTPRVWDGVALLAQLRAGQTYLSRGAGLDLEVRSPAGPVPLGSTAPGGRWLARARWSVVPEGSTLIWVADGAREAVSIEGEGQLRWEGEVRGWLNLEIRTGNGELHTLGNPVFAERCPA; this is encoded by the coding sequence ATGACCGCGCTGCTGCACGAACGGGTCCACCTGACGCTCCCCGACAGCAAGCGTCACCTGCCCTTTTCCTTCACGTGTCCCGAGGGGGCGTCGGGCCTGCGCGTCGAGTGGGAGTTTGGGCCGCCGGGCGGCGGCGAGGTGCGGAGCATGATCAACTTCAGCCTGCGCGGCCCTGCTGGATTCCGGGGCGCGGGGCACCGACACGGCACCCGTCACGAGGCCGTGCTGGGCGAGCACTTCGCCACGCCGGGCTTCCTGCCCGGGGCGATCACGCCGGGCAGGTGGGAGGTCACCCTGCACACCCACCTCGTCGCGCAGGGCACGCACGGGGAACTCGTCGTGACGGCCCTGAACGAACCGCCCGCGCTCGCACCCACTGACCCGGTCATCCCCGCGAACGAGCGCACCCCGGGCGCCTGGATGATGGGCGACCTGCACTGCCACTCGAACCACTCTGATGCCCGCTGGACGGTCTCCGAACTTGCGCGGGCCGCCACGGCGCGCGGTCTGGACTTCCTGGCCCTGACGGACCACAACACCACGAGCGGGCGGGCGGTGCTGGGCGGGGCCGCGCCCCACCTGCTCCAGCTCCCCGGCGTGGAACTCACGACGTTCTACGGCCACGCGGTCGCCCTCGGCGTGGAGGACTGCCCCGACTGGACCGCACCCGAACTTGGCTGCGGCATGGCGGAACTCGCCTCAGACGTCACGCAGTCTGGAGGCGTGTTCACCCTGGCCCACCCCTTCGCGCCCGGCGACCCCATCTGTACGGGCTGCACCTGGACGTATTTCGACCTGCGGCCCGAGGGGGCCGCCCATCTGGAGGTGTGGAACGGGCCATGGCGGGGGGACCACAACGAGCGGGCCCTGGCGTACTGGTACGCGCTGCTCACCCGCGGCCACCGGGTGATCGCCACCGCAGGGACCGACGCGCACGGTCCCAACTACGATCCCGGACACGGCTTCACGTTCACCCCGCGAGTGTGGGACGGCGTGGCCCTGCTCGCCCAGCTCCGCGCGGGACAGACCTACCTGAGCCGCGGCGCCGGGCTCGACCTTGAGGTGCGTTCCCCCGCCGGGCCGGTCCCCCTGGGCAGCACGGCCCCGGGCGGGCGATGGCTGGCCCGGGCGCGCTGGTCGGTCGTGCCCGAAGGAAGCACCCTGATCTGGGTGGCGGATGGGGCGCGCGAGGCCGTCTCCATCGAGGGCGAGGGGCAGCTCCGGTGGGAGGGCGAGGTGCGGGGCTGGCTTAACCTCGAAATCCGCACCGGGAACGGCGAGCTGCATACGCTGGGCAACCCGGTCTTCGCCGAAAGGTGCCCGGCCTGA
- a CDS encoding dienelactone hydrolase family protein, with amino-acid sequence MSEYRQDLFRYVAEEFAEDYREGEMPRREFLRRSVLLGGGLVGARALLATLGVMGVSAAELAEAQGAAPQNEPARNSYQVDPQDPAIEARDLTYEALGRTNFAYLARPAGVASAPIVMVIHENRGLQPHIKDVARRVAKAGYIALAPDFVSPEGGTARFTDTAQISAFIARTPAEQHVAHGLEAVKVLKAQPGAQAERFGMVGFCWGGGMTWRLSTVLPDLRAAVPYYGPSPSFEDIPKIRAAVLGIYGGLDNRITSNAAPTDAALTAAGVRHQFLIYPGANHAFHNDTGQNYKRDAAENAWATTLVWFRQNL; translated from the coding sequence ATGAGCGAGTACCGGCAGGACCTGTTTCGTTACGTCGCCGAGGAGTTCGCCGAGGACTACCGCGAGGGCGAGATGCCCCGCCGCGAGTTCCTGCGCCGCAGCGTGCTGCTGGGCGGCGGCCTGGTCGGGGCGCGGGCGCTGCTCGCCACCCTGGGGGTGATGGGCGTCAGCGCCGCCGAACTCGCCGAGGCCCAGGGCGCCGCCCCCCAGAACGAGCCCGCCCGCAACTCGTATCAGGTGGACCCGCAAGACCCCGCCATCGAGGCCCGCGACCTCACCTACGAGGCGCTGGGCCGCACCAACTTCGCCTACCTCGCCCGCCCCGCCGGGGTGGCGAGCGCTCCTATCGTCATGGTGATCCACGAGAACCGGGGCCTCCAGCCGCACATCAAAGACGTGGCCCGCCGGGTCGCCAAGGCCGGGTACATCGCGCTCGCGCCCGACTTCGTGTCGCCCGAGGGAGGCACCGCCCGCTTCACCGACACCGCCCAGATTTCCGCCTTCATCGCGCGCACGCCCGCTGAGCAGCATGTCGCGCACGGGCTGGAGGCCGTGAAGGTCCTCAAGGCCCAGCCCGGCGCGCAGGCCGAACGCTTCGGCATGGTGGGTTTCTGTTGGGGCGGCGGCATGACCTGGCGCCTCTCGACGGTGCTCCCCGACCTGCGGGCCGCCGTGCCGTACTACGGCCCCTCCCCCTCCTTCGAGGACATCCCCAAAATCCGGGCGGCGGTGCTGGGCATCTACGGCGGCCTCGACAACCGCATCACGTCGAATGCCGCCCCGACCGACGCGGCTCTCACGGCGGCGGGGGTGCGCCACCAGTTCCTGATCTACCCCGGTGCCAACCACGCCTTCCACAACGACACCGGCCAGAACTACAAGCGCGACGCGGCGGAAAACGCCTGGGCGACGACCCTGGTGTGGTTCCGGCAGAACCTCTAG